A window of Metabacillus sp. B2-18 contains these coding sequences:
- the perR gene encoding peroxide-responsive transcriptional repressor PerR gives MSEHQLKDALDALKQTGVRITPQRHAILEFLVDSMTHPTADDIYKALEGKFPNMSVATVYNNLRVFREVGLVKELTYGDASSRFDFVTSDHYHVICEKCGKIVDFSYPGLDEVEALAAHVTGFNVSHHRMEIYGVCSSCEKKETH, from the coding sequence ATGTCTGAACATCAATTAAAAGATGCGTTGGATGCCTTAAAACAAACAGGAGTACGTATTACACCTCAACGTCATGCTATACTTGAATTCTTAGTCGATTCCATGACACACCCTACAGCCGATGATATATATAAAGCGTTAGAAGGAAAATTCCCTAATATGAGTGTTGCCACAGTTTATAACAACTTAAGGGTATTTCGTGAAGTTGGACTTGTAAAGGAATTAACGTATGGCGATGCATCAAGTCGTTTTGATTTTGTAACGTCAGACCACTATCACGTAATTTGTGAGAAATGTGGAAAGATTGTTGATTTCTCTTACCCAGGACTTGATGAAGTTGAGGCGTTAGCTGCACATGTAACGGGATTTAATGTAAGTCACCATCGAATGGAGATTTACGGTGTGTGCAGTAGTTGTGAAAAGAAAGAAACACATTAA
- a CDS encoding YgzB family protein, translating into MARKYTSKINKIRTFALSLIFIGFIIMYIGVFFRTNMWVMTIFMMLGMLSIIASTVVYFWIGMLSTKAVQVTCPSCGKPTKILGRVDMCMYCKEPLTLDKDLEGKEFDESYNKKSLNK; encoded by the coding sequence ATGGCTCGTAAATATACTAGTAAAATAAATAAAATAAGAACCTTTGCTTTAAGCTTAATATTTATAGGGTTTATTATTATGTATATTGGGGTATTTTTCCGAACAAACATGTGGGTTATGACGATCTTTATGATGTTAGGAATGCTTTCGATTATCGCAAGCACCGTTGTTTATTTCTGGATCGGTATGCTCTCGACAAAAGCCGTACAGGTTACTTGTCCATCATGTGGGAAACCGACAAAGATACTTGGTCGGGTAGACATGTGTATGTATTGTAAGGAACCTTTAACATTGGACAAGGATCTTGAAGGAAAAGAATTTGATGAAAGTTATAATAAAAAGAGTTTAAACAAATAA
- a CDS encoding D-2-hydroxyacid dehydrogenase, which translates to MQILSTVKLPDYLKEELSQSFPDITFHHDKKINEAKDLIPEAEVILTYGEDLTEEHIKAADNLKWIMVASAGIDRLPFAILEERNITVTNSKGVHAIPMAEYCISMMLQVSRQAEVLIENQKQHNWNRRVRMEELYGKTVLIIGTGAIGIQTAKLCEAFGMKVLGVNSDGRKVEHFDRAYSMDGISIPLAEADFVISVLPSTVKTKGLLNKDFFYKMKQDSVFINIGRGDVVVENDLIPLLNENKIKHAVLDVFEKEPLAEDHPFWEMDNVTVTPHLSGITKNYLPRVMVIFHRNLQYYCHHQLTSMENIIALEKRY; encoded by the coding sequence GTGCAAATATTATCAACTGTGAAATTACCAGATTATTTAAAAGAAGAACTTTCTCAGAGTTTTCCGGATATCACGTTTCATCATGATAAAAAGATAAATGAAGCAAAGGATCTTATACCAGAAGCAGAAGTGATCTTAACCTATGGAGAGGATTTGACTGAGGAGCATATTAAAGCGGCTGATAATCTAAAATGGATTATGGTTGCTTCCGCTGGGATTGACCGACTTCCGTTCGCTATTCTTGAGGAGCGAAATATTACTGTAACAAACTCTAAAGGGGTACATGCTATACCGATGGCCGAATATTGTATATCCATGATGCTACAGGTTTCAAGGCAAGCTGAGGTGTTAATTGAAAATCAAAAGCAACATAACTGGAATAGACGAGTTAGGATGGAAGAGCTATACGGAAAAACTGTTTTAATTATAGGTACCGGTGCGATTGGGATTCAAACGGCTAAGCTATGTGAAGCGTTCGGGATGAAAGTTTTAGGTGTCAACAGTGATGGAAGAAAAGTAGAGCATTTTGACCGTGCCTATAGTATGGATGGAATTTCAATTCCTCTAGCAGAAGCAGATTTTGTGATTTCTGTTCTTCCAAGCACTGTAAAAACAAAAGGGCTTTTAAATAAAGACTTTTTCTATAAAATGAAGCAAGATTCTGTTTTTATTAATATCGGAAGAGGAGATGTAGTTGTTGAGAATGACCTCATTCCATTACTTAACGAAAACAAAATTAAACATGCAGTGCTAGATGTGTTTGAAAAAGAACCTTTAGCTGAGGACCATCCATTTTGGGAGATGGACAATGTTACGGTTACGCCTCATCTCTCAGGGATTACAAAGAATTATCTGCCTAGAGTAATGGTGATCTTTCATAGAAACCTTCAGTACTATTGTCATCATCAATTAACAAGTATGGAAAATATCATAGCATTAGAGAAAAGATATTAG
- a CDS encoding nucleotidyltransferase-like protein: MENILRPIYQERASHTNTLAIIMIEKRNQTSPLTDNLDVALLVIVNEAEQALFVKHYEYEDKKASLTVMTNGDLNESILLGTNRRIVDWILNGKILFDRNEYIIELIDRLKTFPFSERKMKIGIEFAKLVRRYLEGKEFFESRQLLDTYNHVVHALHHLARLEVIDRGYYPEVTVWNQVKQIEPQIYKLYKELVESEESLEKRLELLFLASDFLIHSKTEIGAAHILTVMSEKDSWYFDELYQHPELKYYSVDLSVLLEFLVEKQYISIERKQTKGKGIYHRIYFLEKKY; this comes from the coding sequence ATGGAAAATATTCTCCGTCCTATTTATCAAGAACGAGCAAGTCATACCAATACTTTAGCCATTATCATGATTGAAAAGCGGAACCAAACCTCCCCTTTAACTGATAATTTAGATGTAGCTTTACTGGTTATTGTAAACGAAGCTGAGCAGGCTTTATTTGTTAAACATTATGAATATGAAGATAAAAAAGCATCTTTAACGGTGATGACGAATGGTGATCTGAACGAGTCCATCCTGTTAGGTACAAATAGAAGGATTGTAGATTGGATCCTGAATGGGAAAATTCTTTTTGATCGTAATGAATACATAATAGAACTAATTGACCGATTAAAAACATTTCCTTTTAGTGAAAGGAAAATGAAAATTGGCATTGAATTTGCAAAGCTGGTTCGAAGGTACTTAGAGGGTAAGGAGTTCTTCGAATCAAGGCAATTGTTAGATACTTATAATCATGTTGTTCACGCGTTACATCATCTAGCAAGACTTGAAGTGATTGACAGGGGCTACTATCCTGAGGTAACGGTATGGAACCAGGTAAAACAAATAGAGCCGCAAATTTATAAATTGTATAAAGAATTAGTGGAGAGTGAAGAATCACTAGAGAAAAGATTAGAATTACTTTTCTTAGCAAGTGATTTCCTAATTCATTCTAAGACAGAAATTGGGGCAGCACACATACTAACTGTTATGTCTGAAAAAGATTCATGGTACTTCGATGAGTTATATCAACATCCAGAGTTAAAATACTACTCTGTAGACTTAAGTGTCCTTTTAGAATTTTTAGTTGAGAAGCAATACATATCTATAGAAAGAAAACAAACAAAAGGTAAAGGGATCTATCATCGTATATATTTTCTTGAGAAAAAATATTGA